TCGTCGATGTTGCGCAGCCCGTACACCAGGTCGCCGTAACGGGGCTCCGCGGCGACGATCTTGACGTCCGGCACCTGCTCGCGCAGGTACCGGCCCACGCCCATCAGCGTGCCCGTGGTGCCGAGACCGGCGACGAAGTGCGTCACCGTGGGGAGGTCCTCGAGGATCTCGGGGCCGGTCGTCTCGTAGTGCGCGAGGGCGTTGGCCTCGTTGCCGTACTGGTACAGCATCACCCAGTCGGGGTTCTCCTCCGCGAGCGCCTTCGCGACGCGGACGGCCTCGTTCGACCCGCCCGCCGCCGGGGAGAAGATGATCCGCGCCCCCCACATCTCCAGCAGCTGGCGGCGCTCGTCGGAGGTGTTCTCCGGCATCACGCAGACCATCTCGTAGCCGCGCAGCTTGGCGACCATGGCCAGTGAGATGCCGGTGTTGCCGGACGTCGGCTCCAGGATCGTGCAGCCCGGAGTCAGCAGCCCCTCCTTCTCCGCCTTCTGGATCATGTAGAAGGCGGGACGGTCCTTCACCGAACCGGTGGGGTTGCGGTCCTCCAGCTTGGCCCAGAGCCGCACGTCGGCGCTCGGCGACAGCCGCGGCAGGCCGACCAGCGGCGTGCGGCCGAGCGAGTCCAGCAGCGAGTCGAATCGCATGTGCCGCAGTCCAGCCCGGGTCAGCCGCCGGCTACGGCCGGCAGGATGGTGACGTTGTCACCGTCGGAGACGGGCGTCTCCAGCCCGCCGAGGAAACGGACGTCCTCGTCGTTGAGGTAGACGTTGACGAACTTGCGCAGGCCCTTGTCGTCCACCAGCCGGTCGCGCAGGCCGGCGTGGCGCGAGTCAAGGTCGGTGAACAGCTCGTCCAGAGTGGCGCCCTTGCCCTCGACGGCCTTGGCCCCATCGGTGAGGTTGCGCAGGATCGTCGGAATGCGGACCTCGATCGCCATCGCGGTGATCTCCTTCTAGTCGTACGGGGGCTTCCCGCCCTCTGCGTCACAACCGGGCGGGGCGCAGGAAGATTCCAGGCATGATCAGCGCGTCAGCGACAGTCGTAGACGACCTCGGCGCGCGAGTGCCCGAACAGGAAGCTCTGCACGGGTGGCACCGCGGTGGAACCGGCGGGACGCCGCGCGTCGCCCGTCCCGTGCCCGCTCGTCCACATGACGTCCAGTTTACCGGCCGCCCCACGGCGTCGATGACCGGCCGCTCCGCGGCGCCGCCCCGGCGTCTCGGCGGCCATCACGTCCCGGGCGGTCACTCGTACGACTCGACGATCTCGACCTCCTCCTCGACGACCTCGCCGTCCACCAGGAGGTAGGAGCGGAACTCCGCCTCGTCGGGGTCGCGGGTCGAGACGATCACCCGGTGGACCCGCGGGTCGGCGAGCGAGGAGCGCAGGTAGCCGATGTCGGTCCGCGACGGGTACGCCTCGGTCGAGGTGTGCGAGTGGTAGTGGACGATCATCTCCTCGTCGTTGTCGTCCATCTCCCTGGACACCCGGAACCACTCGCCGGAGTCGAAGCTGTGGTAGGTCGGGGACCGCTCGGCGTTCGTCATCGGGATGAACCGGGTCGGCCGGTCCGACCCCGCGGGCCCGGCCACGATCCCGCAGGCCTCGTCGGGGTGGTCCGCGCGCGCATGCGCGATGATCTTGTCGACAATGGCGCGTTCGATCGTCAGCATGTTCGGAAGGCTACCCGGCGGCGCCCTCCGCCCCCGCCCGTCCCCGCACCCGCCGCCCGCGTCAGCCCAGCCGCCGTCCCGGACGACGCCGGTGGCGACCTCGTTGACCACCAGCACGAACGGCAGCGTGCGAGCGGGGACGGCCGGCGTTCACCAGAGGGCGCGGACGAGGCTCTCCTGGAGCATCGTCAACCAGTCGTAGGCCGCGAACAGCGGCGCGCGCGGATCGCGCGGATCCAGGGTCGCGGCCTCCTCGTACCACTCCTCGGTGATGTCGAGCCGGGTCCCCAGCGCCAGGCGCACGTCGTTCAGCGCCCGCAGCCAGATCTGCGCGCGCTCGTCGTCCAGGAGGATGTCCTGCCTGGGCTCCCCCAGCGAGCCCAGCACCTCCTTCGCGGCCTCGCGCTTGCCGTCCCGCAGCCCCATCTCGGTGTAGCGGCGGAACTCCCCCGCGGCCTCCCCGTCGTCCTCGTAGGCGTCGGGGAACAGCCGCGCCAGCACCGGATCGTCGGGTTTGGCGGCGTTCTCGGCGATGCCGATGGACGCCAGGTCGCCGTCCGCCCCGGGCGCGTCGCCGAGCAACGCGAGCATCTGCTCCATCAGGGCGCGCGTCAGCGCGATCTCCTCGGCCTCCAGCCGCACCCTGATGCCCTGGCCGGTCCTCTTCACATGGCTCATCGGATCGCTCCGCCCACGGGCTCAGTCGTCCCGCTTGACCGTGGCCCACAGGCCGTAGGAATGCAGGATCTCCACGTCCCGCTCCATCTCCTCGCGGGTGCCGTTGGCCACGACCGCGCGGCCCTTGTGGTGGACGTCGAGCATCAGCTTCTCGGCCTTGGGCTTGGGGTAGCCGAATACGGTTTGGAACACGTACGTGACGTACGACATCAGGTTGATGGGGTCGTTCCAGACGATGGCCAGCCAGGGCCTGTCCGGGCTCACGTCCTCGTCGACCTCGGGCCGCTCCAGTTCGACGGGTGCGGGCGCCGTGCTCATGGCGCTCATCTCCGCGTTCCCCCCTCTCAGCGTGGGATACGTCCGCCCATCGGAACCGATGCTATGCGCCACTCCCCCTCCCGGGTGTGACGGTCCGCATCTCCATGGTGCCCGCGGCAAGGCTTAGGGTTCCAGTTGTGGACCTTGGTGACGGTACTGCGCTGCTGACCGACCGATACGAGCTGACCATGCTGCAGGCCGCCCTGCGCAGCGGGACGGCCGACCGGCGCGCGGTCTTCGAGGTGTTCGCGCGGAGCCTGCCCAACGGCCGCCGGTACGGGGTCGTCGCGGGCACGGGACGGCTCCTCGACGCGATCGAGGCGTTCCGCTTCGAGGCCGCGGAGCTGGACTTCCTGCTCTCGAACGGCGTCGTGGACGAGACCACGGCGCAATGGCTGGAGAAGTACCGCTTCAGCGGG
The sequence above is drawn from the Actinomadura hallensis genome and encodes:
- the clpS gene encoding ATP-dependent Clp protease adapter ClpS, whose protein sequence is MSTAPAPVELERPEVDEDVSPDRPWLAIVWNDPINLMSYVTYVFQTVFGYPKPKAEKLMLDVHHKGRAVVANGTREEMERDVEILHSYGLWATVKRDD
- a CDS encoding PLP-dependent cysteine synthase family protein — translated: MRFDSLLDSLGRTPLVGLPRLSPSADVRLWAKLEDRNPTGSVKDRPAFYMIQKAEKEGLLTPGCTILEPTSGNTGISLAMVAKLRGYEMVCVMPENTSDERRQLLEMWGARIIFSPAAGGSNEAVRVAKALAEENPDWVMLYQYGNEANALAHYETTGPEILEDLPTVTHFVAGLGTTGTLMGVGRYLREQVPDVKIVAAEPRYGDLVYGLRNIDEGFIPELYDESVLTTRFSVTSGDALRRTRELLEQEGIFAGISTGGALHAALGMARKAVKAGERADIVFVIADGGWKYLSTGAYSGTLEEAEARLEGQLWA
- a CDS encoding Mov34/MPN/PAD-1 family protein, translating into MLTIERAIVDKIIAHARADHPDEACGIVAGPAGSDRPTRFIPMTNAERSPTYHSFDSGEWFRVSREMDDNDEEMIVHYHSHTSTEAYPSRTDIGYLRSSLADPRVHRVIVSTRDPDEAEFRSYLLVDGEVVEEEVEIVESYE
- a CDS encoding DUF2017 domain-containing protein, which codes for MSHVKRTGQGIRVRLEAEEIALTRALMEQMLALLGDAPGADGDLASIGIAENAAKPDDPVLARLFPDAYEDDGEAAGEFRRYTEMGLRDGKREAAKEVLGSLGEPRQDILLDDERAQIWLRALNDVRLALGTRLDITEEWYEEAATLDPRDPRAPLFAAYDWLTMLQESLVRALW
- a CDS encoding MoaD/ThiS family protein; this encodes MAIEVRIPTILRNLTDGAKAVEGKGATLDELFTDLDSRHAGLRDRLVDDKGLRKFVNVYLNDEDVRFLGGLETPVSDGDNVTILPAVAGG